The sequence GCGTGGGAATCGTAGACGGCCGGCCGCTGGCCGATCTGGCCTACGCGGAGGACTCGCGGGCCGAGGTCGACATGAACGTCGTAAAGACCGGTGACGGCCGGTTCATCGAGGTCCAGGGCACGGCCGAGGGCGAGCCCTTCGACCGGCACGCGCTGGACGCCCTGCTGGAGCTTGCCGGCGATGCAATCGAGCGGCTCGTCACCATGCAGCGGGAGATCGTCGGCGGGTCGCTCTCGTCCGACGCCGGCTGAAGGGCCGCCCCGCGAGCGGTGCGATCGTGCAGGCCCAGACCGCCCGGACCGTCGTCGTCGCCACGACCAACGCTCACAAGCTCGCCGAAATCACGCGCATTCTCGACGGTCTGGCGTATGCGGTCCGCCCGGTGACCGCCTACGCTACCGGACCGACGCCCGAAGAAACCGCGCAGACCTTCGCCGGAAACGCGCGGCTGAAGGCCCTGCACTACGGGCGGCTCGTACCGCATCTGACGGTGGCGGACGACTCCGGACTCGAGATCGAGGGTCTCGACGGCGAACCGGGCGTCCACTCGGCGCGATTCAACGGCGCGACGTACCGCGAGAAGTTCGACGTCATCTACTCGCGCCTGCGCGCTCGCGGCGCGCTCGCCAGCCCCGCGCGGTTCGTCTGCGCCGTGGCGGCGGCCGAGGGGAACCGCATCGTGTTCGAAGCCACCGCCACGATCGAGGGCCGGATCGCCCGGATGCCGGCCGGCCACGCCGGCTTCGGCTACGACCCGATCTTCTTCTACCCGCCGTACGGCTGCACGCTCGCCGAGGTCTCGGCCGACCGGAAGGCTGCGGTCAGCCACCGCGGGCGCGCGTTCCGCAAGCTGCGGGTCTTCATCGAATCCCGGACTGCACCCCCCTAACGCTGACGGGCTGCCGGACAGCCGCTCCCGGACCGCCGTCACCGGCCGCACGAACCGGCAGGATGATCGTGAAGACGGAACCCCCACCGGCGCGATGCGCCGCCTCGATCGTTCCGTCGTGCAGGACGACGAGGTGCTTCACGATGGCGAGACCGAGTCCGGTTCCGCCGGGATTTCGGGCCCTGGAATGCTCGACGCGGTAGAAGCGCTCGAATACGCGCGACAGATCGGTGTCCGGGATGCCCGGCCCGCGATCGGACACCCGCAGGACCACGCCGCTCCCGGAATCCCCGGCCGCGGCTTCCAGCTCGATCACACTGCGCTCGGGCGCGTAGTGCGCGGCGTTCTCGACGAGGTTTCTGATGACGTCGTGGATCTTGACGGGGTCGACCACCAGCCGCTCGGCGCCCGGCTCGATGCGCGACTGCACACGTTGCTCCTTCACCTCCAGCACGGCCGCAAGCTCGGCGGCGACGCTCGAAAAGACCGTCGCCGTGTTGCACGTGTCGGGATGCAGAACCTCCTGTCCGGCATCCAGGCGGGCGAGGCGCAGCAGGTCCGTGACCAACCTCTCCATGCGGTTCGTATGACGCGCGACGATATCCAGGAACCGCTGGCGCACCGCGACCTCCGTCTCGTCCGCCAACGCGTCGACGGCGCCGCGAATCGCCGTCAGCGGCGTCCGCAGCTCGTGGGAGACGTTGGCCACGAAGTCCTGGCGGATCTGCACCGCACGGCGGTAGTCGCTCACGTCGTGCAGGACGATTACCACGCCCGGCTCGTCCTGTTCGGTGTACGGCGCCGCGCTCGCCAGACAGACTCTGACCGGCTCGGTGCTCAGCGTGATCTCCGTCTGGCTGGACCCGCCGGCCTCGAGCGCACGCCCGATCTGTTTCGCGACCTCCGGATGGCGGATCAACTCGACGTAGTGCCGGTCGACCGGCGTCGCCTCGATCTGCAGCAGGCGGCGGACCGCTTCGTTCGCCATCTTCACTCGCCCACGCGCGTCCACGACGAGCACGCCCTCGGTCATGCTGCCGAGAATCGCGTCCGTCAGCCGGCGGTTCCGCGACAGCTCCGCGAGCCGGCGGCCGAGCTCCTGAACGGAGGCGTCGAGCGCCCGGGCCACCGTGCCGATCTCGTCGTCCCCGTACGGACCGCTCTGCGGATTCAGATCCCCCGCCGCGTAGCGGCGCGCCACCGCCGCGATCGCACTGACACGCCGGCTCATCGCGGCCGAGGTGACCCAGGCCAGGACGAGCGCCCCGGCCAGTGCCAGCAACAGCCCACCGGCCGTACCCCGCTGCACGGTAGCGATCTGGTCGTCGACCGCGGTCAAGGGAAGCGCCAGCCGGACGAACCCGACGCCGGGATGATCCATGCGCACTGCCGCGTACAGCAGGTCGCGCTCTACGGTCGTGCTGTAGCGGCGCGTCACGCCGACGCCGGCGGTCCGGGCGAGCTCGATCTCGGGCCGGGCGCCGTGGTTCTCCATCGCCGCCAGCGAAGAACCGTCCTCGGCCGTATCGCCGACGACGCGCCCGCCCGGCTCGATGATCGTCACCCGTGCGCCGAGACTCATGCCGAGCGAATCGGCCTCCCGGTCCAGCTCGTCGACCGTGGGCGTCGGCCCGCTCCGCGCGACGAGGTCGGCCACCAGCCGCGCCTCGGCCAGCAGGTCCGTCGTGATGCGGTCGAGGAGCTGGCGCTCGAGCAGCCACGCCACGAGCGCAGCGGCCAGCAGCAGGCTCAGCCCCGCGATGCCGAACGCCGCCGCAAACAACCTGGTGCGCAGTCTCATGGCCGGGCCGGCAGGTCTGCTTCTTCCTCGATGAGCTTGTAACCGAACTGCTTCACCGTGACGATGGCGCCGGCCAGCGCCGGAAGCTTCTCGCGCAGCCGGCGGATGTGGACGTCGACGGTGCGCGTGCCGCCGGTGTAGGCATAGCCCCAGACGTCGGAGAGCAGGACGTCTCGCGAATGGACCCGCCCACGATGCTCGATCAGGTAGCGCAGGAGCAGGAACTCCTTCGCCGTCAGTCGCACGTCCCGGCCGTCGCACGTAACCAGGTGCCGGTCGGTGTCGACCGTGACGGGCCCGAAGCGGAGCAGGCTCGGGGGCGGCTGCTCGCGCCGCGCCCGCCGCAGCACCGCGCCGACGCGCGCCACCAGCTCCTTCGGACTGAAAGGCTTGGTGACGTAGTCGTCGCCGCCCAGCTCCAGACCGACGATGCGGTCGGTCTCGTCGGTCTTGGCCGTCAGCATGATGATCGGCACGCCCGACGTCTTCGGATCGGCGCGGATGGAGCGGCAGACGTCGAGCCCGTTGCGGCCCGGCAACATCAGGTCGAGCACCACCAGCGCCGGCGGCCGCTCCCGGACGAGCGGCATGACGTCCGAGCCGGAGGTGAGGATCTCGGACGCGTAACCGGCCTTGTGGAGCTGGTGCGCGACCAGCTCCGCGATGTCCGGATCGTCCTCGACCACGAGCACGAGGTCGGCGCTGTCGATGGACCGGCGGTTGGAAGGTGCTTCTGCGTCGTGCGGCGCGACGGCCGGCGGTTCAGTGCTCAGTGGGGTCCCTCCCCTCCTGCGCATGATGCCGGACGTCCTGGCCCGACACCATGAAGATCACCTCTTCGGCGATGTTGGTGGCGTGATCGCCGATGCGTTCCAGATGGCGGGAGATCAGGATGAGGTCGAGCGCCGGTTCGGTCGTGGCCGGGTTCTGCACCATGTACCGCAGCAACTCCCGAAACACCTGGTCCTTGAGCCCGTCCAGGGTATCGTCCCGGTCGAGCACGTCGTAAGCCATATCGGTGGCGTGACGCACGTACGCATTGAGGGCGTCCCGCAGCATGCCCTGCGCGTGCTCGGCCATCCGGGGGATGTCGATGAGCGGCTTGACCGGCGGGTGCTGCAGATAGCTGAAGGCCGCCTCCGCGATGTTGACGGCGACGTCGCCGATGCGCTCGAGATCGCTGTTGATCTTCACGCCCGAGACGACCACGCGCACGTCGGTGGCCGACGGATGATGCTCGACCAGCAGATCGTAGCAGCGCTTGTCGATCTCCATGTGCAGGCGATTGATCGGTTCGTCGCCGCAGAGGACCCGCTCGGCAAGCCCCAGATCGCCGTCGACGAGCGCCCGCACCGCCGCGCGCACCTGCTCTTCCGCTTCGCCGCCCATCGCGAGCAGGCGCGTTTTCAACTGGTTGAGTTCATCGGCGGCGCGCGGCACGGCGCCCGGAACCGAATCCAAGTCGCACCCCTTCGAAGACCTCGTCCCGAGCGTATCCCAGCGTTGCGGGAACCGCAACAGCGAAGCCCGTCGCGACAGCCTCAGGACAACGCCAGCGCTTCGATCAGGAGATCCAGAACCTCGGTCACCTCACGGGGGTCGCGTACGCGATAGCGCGCGCTCGTGGGACGGTCGCCGTGCTCGACGACGATGGGAACACCGGCGCCGTCGAGCAGCTCGAACGCGTGCTCGTCGGTTTCGTCGTCGCCGATGTAGGTGGCCGCCCCGGGATCCAGCGACAGGGCGGAGAGCAGCCACCCGACGGCGCTTCCCTTGTCCCACGCCACGTCCGGACGCAACTCGAACACCTTCTTTCCCCGCTCGCGGCGCAGCTCCGGGTAGCGGCGCGCCACGGTGGCGACCACCTCTTCAACGCGCGGCGTGTCGCCCCGGCCGACGAGCCGGTAGTGCGTGGAAACGCTGTAGCGCTTGCGCTCCACCAGCGCGCCCGCCGTGCGCGACAATCCCCGCCGCAGATCGGCCTCGGCGCCGTCCAGCGCGGGCAGCAACGTTTCCGCCGCCTCGTAGCGCAGGCCGCTGCCGGCCGCCCCCTCGATGTCCAGGCCGTGGCAGCCGGCGTAGCCGATCTCATCGAGTTGCACGAAATCCCGCACGACGGCGACGTCGCGGCCGGTAACGATGGTCACCGGGCAGCGGGACGCCAGTCGGGCGAGCCGCGCCCGGGTGGACGCGACGAGCGTGGCCTGCTCCGGCCGATCGGCGATCGGCGTGAGGGTGCCGTCGTAGTCGAGGAACACGCCCGGCGCCCCGCGCGTGACCGCGGCGAGCCATACGGTGCGCACGTCCGGATGCAGGGCCCACGGCAGAGCATGGGTGGTCCGCGTCGCAACGCGCCCCGGCCGAGGCGCCGCCGGCGAACTCGTGCTGGACATGGTGGATGCTCCGCCCGTCCCGCTACCGGCCGAGCCGCGCGGCCACCGCTTCCGCCTCGCCCCAGACGCGCAGCAGATTCCCGCCCCACAGCCTGGCGATGTCCTCTTCGCTGTAGCCGCGCCGCACGAGCTCGACGGTGACGTTGAGCGTCTCGCTCGCGTCGTACCAGCCCAGAACGCCGCCGCCGCCGTCGAAATCCGCACTGATCCCGACGTGGTCGATGCCGATCAGGTCGACCGCGTGGTCGATGTGGTCCACGAAATCGGCGACGGTGGCATCGGGCCAGCGCGCGTCCAGCGCCTCGACCCGGCCCAGGTAGTCCTCGTACGGCTCGGCGCCGAGGTCTTCGGGCTGCTGGCCCGGAATCATGCCGAATGCGCCGCGGATGTTGCGGTACTCCGCGGCGCGCCGGGCAGCGACCTCGGACAGAAAAGCGCCGAGCGCCACCGTCTGAACCACGCCCCCGTTGGCGGCCAGCGCCCGGAGCTGCTCGTCGTCCAGGTTACGCGGATGCGGCATCAGGGCGTGCATGCTCGAATGCGAGGCGATGACCGGCGCCTCGGACAGACGCACCGCGTCAAGCATGGCCGCCTTCGAGATGTGCGACACGTCGACCAGCATCCCGAGGCGGTTCATCTCCGCGATGACCTGCTCCCCGAACGCGCTCACGCCGTCGTGCTCGGCCTCCCCGTCGCCCAGCGCCTCGCGCGGCGTCGCAGAGTCCGCGATGTCGTTGTGTCCGCCGTGCGCCAGCGTCATGTAGCGGGCGCCGAGCTCGTGATAGGTCTCCAGAAGAGAGAGAGCGCGGCCGATGACGTACCCGTTCTCGATGCCGATCGCCGCCACCAGCTTCCCGCTGCCGGCAATCCGCTCCACGTCGGCCGCGGTGTACGCGATCTCGATCTCGTCCGGGTACAGCTCTTCGGCCATGCGGTGGATCGCTTCGAACTTCGTCATCGCGTCCGCCCTGGCCTGCGCCTCGTTCTCGGGCGTGCGCTCCGTCTGGCCGACGTAGACGATGAAGAACCCGGCGTCGAGCCCGCCGGCGCGCATCTTCGGCAGGTCCACCTGGAAGTCGGCGGACACCCCGGGGTCGACGGCGCGGGTGGCGAAGTTGAGCGGGATGTCGATGTGCGAGTCGAGCGTCAACACACGCTCGTGAATCGCGGTCGCGCGGTTGGTGAGCGCCCTCTCCGCGCGCTCCTCCGGCGTCCCGAGGGCGCACCCGCCGGCGATCGCGGCGGCGAGCGCCAGCGCCAGTGATCCGTTCGCCGTCCTGGGGGCCATGGCAGACTCCTGAAACGGATGAGCATACCACCGGCCGCGCGCGCACGTGGACGGTAGTAAGCTGGATTGCATGGCGTCGGTAGGCCGCACGGTCGCTTCCCCAATCTCCCGGTGGTTCCGCAGCCCCCCACGCCCGAACGCGCACCGCGCGCTCTTCTCGCTGCCGGCCGGTCTCCACTATCTCAACTGCGCGTACATGGCGCCGGCCTCGAAGCGGGTCGCGGACGCCGGACGCCGCGCGATCGACCGCATCGCCGTCCCCAGCCGCCTGGAGACCGGCGACTTCTTCGAGCCGGCCACGCGTGTCCGCGGGCTCTTCGCCCGCCTCGTCAACGCACCCGATCCGGACGGGGTGGCGATCATGCCGTCCGTCTCCTACGCCATGGCGACAGTAGCCCGGAATACGCCGCTCGCCGCCGGCCGGACCGTGATCGTCGTCGAGGAGCAGTTCCCGAGCGCGGTCTACACTTGGCGGCGAGCCTGCCGCGAAGCCGGAGCCACGCTGCGCACCGTGGCGGCCCCCGACACGGCGGGATCGCGGGGCGAGGCCTGGAACGAAGCCCTGCTGGACGCCATCGACGACCGCACGGCGGCGGTCGTGCTGCCGCCGCTGCACTGGACCGACGGCCTCCGGTTCGACCTCGACGCCATCGGCGAGCGGGCGCGCGGCGCCGGGGCCCGGCTCGTCGTCGACGGTACGCAATCGGTGGGCGCACAGCCGTTCGACGTCGCGCGCATTCGCCCGGACGCGCTGATCTGCGCGGGCTACAAGTGGCTGACCGGTCCCTACGCGATCGGCCTGGCGTGGTACGGCCCCGCCTTCGACGACGGCGTACCGCTGGAGGAGAACTGGATCACCCGCCGCGGCAGCGACCACTTCAACGAGCTCGTCAACTACCGCGACGACTACCAGCCGGGAGCCATTCGCTACGACATGGGCGAGCGATCGAACTTCGTGCTGCTGCCGATGCTGGAGGCCGCGCTGGAGCAGGTTCTCGACTGGGGGCCGGAAACGGTCGCGGCCCAC is a genomic window of Acidobacteriota bacterium containing:
- a CDS encoding non-canonical purine NTP pyrophosphatase yields the protein MKGRPASGAIVQAQTARTVVVATTNAHKLAEITRILDGLAYAVRPVTAYATGPTPEETAQTFAGNARLKALHYGRLVPHLTVADDSGLEIEGLDGEPGVHSARFNGATYREKFDVIYSRLRARGALASPARFVCAVAAAEGNRIVFEATATIEGRIARMPAGHAGFGYDPIFFYPPYGCTLAEVSADRKAAVSHRGRAFRKLRVFIESRTAPP
- a CDS encoding HAMP domain-containing protein, whose product is MRLRTRLFAAAFGIAGLSLLLAAALVAWLLERQLLDRITTDLLAEARLVADLVARSGPTPTVDELDREADSLGMSLGARVTIIEPGGRVVGDTAEDGSSLAAMENHGARPEIELARTAGVGVTRRYSTTVERDLLYAAVRMDHPGVGFVRLALPLTAVDDQIATVQRGTAGGLLLALAGALVLAWVTSAAMSRRVSAIAAVARRYAAGDLNPQSGPYGDDEIGTVARALDASVQELGRRLAELSRNRRLTDAILGSMTEGVLVVDARGRVKMANEAVRRLLQIEATPVDRHYVELIRHPEVAKQIGRALEAGGSSQTEITLSTEPVRVCLASAAPYTEQDEPGVVIVLHDVSDYRRAVQIRQDFVANVSHELRTPLTAIRGAVDALADETEVAVRQRFLDIVARHTNRMERLVTDLLRLARLDAGQEVLHPDTCNTATVFSSVAAELAAVLEVKEQRVQSRIEPGAERLVVDPVKIHDVIRNLVENAAHYAPERSVIELEAAAGDSGSGVVLRVSDRGPGIPDTDLSRVFERFYRVEHSRARNPGGTGLGLAIVKHLVVLHDGTIEAAHRAGGGSVFTIILPVRAAGDGGPGAAVRQPVSVRGVQSGIR
- a CDS encoding response regulator transcription factor; protein product: MRRRGGTPLSTEPPAVAPHDAEAPSNRRSIDSADLVLVVEDDPDIAELVAHQLHKAGYASEILTSGSDVMPLVRERPPALVVLDLMLPGRNGLDVCRSIRADPKTSGVPIIMLTAKTDETDRIVGLELGGDDYVTKPFSPKELVARVGAVLRRARREQPPPSLLRFGPVTVDTDRHLVTCDGRDVRLTAKEFLLLRYLIEHRGRVHSRDVLLSDVWGYAYTGGTRTVDVHIRRLREKLPALAGAIVTVKQFGYKLIEEEADLPARP
- the phoU gene encoding phosphate signaling complex protein PhoU, whose translation is MPRAADELNQLKTRLLAMGGEAEEQVRAAVRALVDGDLGLAERVLCGDEPINRLHMEIDKRCYDLLVEHHPSATDVRVVVSGVKINSDLERIGDVAVNIAEAAFSYLQHPPVKPLIDIPRMAEHAQGMLRDALNAYVRHATDMAYDVLDRDDTLDGLKDQVFRELLRYMVQNPATTEPALDLILISRHLERIGDHATNIAEEVIFMVSGQDVRHHAQEGRDPTEH
- the otsB gene encoding trehalose-phosphatase; translated protein: MSSTSSPAAPRPGRVATRTTHALPWALHPDVRTVWLAAVTRGAPGVFLDYDGTLTPIADRPEQATLVASTRARLARLASRCPVTIVTGRDVAVVRDFVQLDEIGYAGCHGLDIEGAAGSGLRYEAAETLLPALDGAEADLRRGLSRTAGALVERKRYSVSTHYRLVGRGDTPRVEEVVATVARRYPELRRERGKKVFELRPDVAWDKGSAVGWLLSALSLDPGAATYIGDDETDEHAFELLDGAGVPIVVEHGDRPTSARYRVRDPREVTEVLDLLIEALALS
- a CDS encoding membrane dipeptidase, which codes for MAPRTANGSLALALAAAIAGGCALGTPEERAERALTNRATAIHERVLTLDSHIDIPLNFATRAVDPGVSADFQVDLPKMRAGGLDAGFFIVYVGQTERTPENEAQARADAMTKFEAIHRMAEELYPDEIEIAYTAADVERIAGSGKLVAAIGIENGYVIGRALSLLETYHELGARYMTLAHGGHNDIADSATPREALGDGEAEHDGVSAFGEQVIAEMNRLGMLVDVSHISKAAMLDAVRLSEAPVIASHSSMHALMPHPRNLDDEQLRALAANGGVVQTVALGAFLSEVAARRAAEYRNIRGAFGMIPGQQPEDLGAEPYEDYLGRVEALDARWPDATVADFVDHIDHAVDLIGIDHVGISADFDGGGGVLGWYDASETLNVTVELVRRGYSEEDIARLWGGNLLRVWGEAEAVAARLGR
- a CDS encoding aminotransferase class V-fold PLP-dependent enzyme — translated: MASVGRTVASPISRWFRSPPRPNAHRALFSLPAGLHYLNCAYMAPASKRVADAGRRAIDRIAVPSRLETGDFFEPATRVRGLFARLVNAPDPDGVAIMPSVSYAMATVARNTPLAAGRTVIVVEEQFPSAVYTWRRACREAGATLRTVAAPDTAGSRGEAWNEALLDAIDDRTAAVVLPPLHWTDGLRFDLDAIGERARGAGARLVVDGTQSVGAQPFDVARIRPDALICAGYKWLTGPYAIGLAWYGPAFDDGVPLEENWITRRGSDHFNELVNYRDDYQPGAIRYDMGERSNFVLLPMLEAALEQVLDWGPETVAAHTRELTAAAVPRLRDLGCRMDDDRWRAGHLFGVRLPAGVDIPRLGRDLRARQVSVSLRGGAIRIAPHLYNDDADFDALIDVLGAAIRQ